A single genomic interval of Thermodesulfovibrionales bacterium harbors:
- a CDS encoding penicillin-binding transpeptidase domain-containing protein has product IVTAIAALEERVIDPDAKATCKGGIVYGRWHFGCWQKKGHGTLSLHRAIVESCDVFFYEAGKKLGIDRIASYARQLGLDSEVGLKLVKERHGLIPDTQWKEEKRKQPWYLGETFNAAIGQGYVAVTPFQMAKVVSVVSNGGSVYTPSILQLKDAPEPVKRLSIKPETFDAVNKGLFGVVNEPGGTGWAAHSSLVTVCGKTGTAQVVGLKKDSKYLSERQRDHAWFVSYAPYEKPEIALSVLVEHGGHGGSAAAPIAKRAIEAYMKGSRQSDAPDQAPTVDGQTAEGQGLRGAADQNKKKAEGGISERR; this is encoded by the coding sequence GATCGTCACCGCGATAGCCGCCCTTGAGGAACGAGTGATCGACCCTGATGCGAAGGCGACCTGTAAGGGAGGGATTGTCTACGGCAGGTGGCATTTCGGCTGCTGGCAGAAGAAAGGTCACGGAACCCTCTCCCTGCACCGCGCGATCGTCGAGTCATGCGACGTATTCTTCTACGAGGCGGGGAAGAAACTCGGCATCGACCGGATCGCATCGTATGCGCGCCAACTCGGCCTTGACAGCGAAGTAGGACTGAAACTGGTCAAAGAGCGGCACGGGCTCATTCCCGATACGCAATGGAAAGAGGAGAAACGGAAACAGCCGTGGTACCTCGGCGAAACATTCAATGCTGCTATAGGACAGGGGTATGTCGCCGTGACCCCGTTCCAGATGGCAAAGGTAGTGAGTGTCGTCTCAAACGGCGGATCCGTCTATACCCCTTCAATCCTCCAACTCAAGGATGCGCCGGAACCGGTGAAGAGGTTGAGCATTAAGCCTGAAACGTTCGACGCTGTCAACAAGGGACTCTTCGGCGTCGTCAACGAGCCGGGCGGCACGGGGTGGGCCGCTCACTCCTCTCTCGTCACCGTATGCGGCAAGACAGGAACGGCACAGGTGGTAGGTCTCAAAAAAGACTCCAAATATCTTTCAGAAAGGCAGAGGGACCATGCATGGTTCGTTTCGTACGCCCCCTATGAGAAACCCGAGATCGCGCTCTCCGTTTTGGTCGAACACGGCGGTCATGGCGGAAGCGCCGCAGCTCCCATAGCAAAGCGCGCCATAGAGGCTTACATGAAGGGCAGTCGGCAGTCGGATGCTCCCGATCAGGCGCCTACAGTCGATGGGCAGACGGCAGAGGGTCAGGGGTTGAGGGGCGCTGCGGACCAGAACAAGAAAAAGGCGGAAGGCGGGATCAGTGAACGTCGATAG